Part of the Paenibacillus sp. JNUCC32 genome is shown below.
CCCGCGCGCCCCCAGTCCTCCACGTATTTTTTCATGAACGGCTCCTCAAGAATATCCCGGCTAAAAGGCTCCCCTCCCTCGGGCACATACAGGGACTCGTACAGCATCTCCCGCAAAAAGGGTGCGTCCTCCCGGCCTGCGACTCGAATATGATATGAATTCATGTACATCTCCCTTTCCGCCTAGATCATCTCTGTCAGCGCCGTCCGTAACGCGAGTCTTTCCGCAGCCAAATCGGACCGTCCCGAAATGATCTAGAATCATCTCCATCGTTCCTCCATACCGACCCATCCAATCGTTCGGCCTCAATTGCAATCGAATAAAAAGACGTCCCCAATCGGAACGCCTTCGGATCTGTATTGTATGAATTGGCGATTCACCGGACTAATCCTTCCCTATCAGCCGGTATTTTTTCGTTTAAACTATTTTGGAGCCCTGTTTATCAGAATGGAACTCCCTCGAAGTACACCACCTCGGCCAGCCGAATATGCAGTGCTTTGTTGTCCCCGATCGTCAGTTGGACATGGTCGACCACCACACCGGATAGAATCCCCTCTACTTTTCCCGCGGTGGTCATGATGACCACCTTGGCTCCTTTATGCCGGAGCAGATGGTCAATAAATACCGGTTCAACCAACGTTGCGTAGTGCATCGGCTGCGGGATTGCCGGGGTCCGGGGCGCGTAATACGGCGGTATGGGCTGGAGCGGAGGGTAGGCATAGTATCCCGGTGCATAACCTGCAGACGGCGCTGGATAACCGGCTGTGTTGACATGGTTGTTCAATGTAAGACCTCCCTTGCGATATGAATCCTACATCTTTATGTATGACCGGAAAGGGCCCGCTATGTTATCCCCCTCATATTTGTATAAAAAAGCAAGGATGGATTTGATCTCAATCGCCGCCCGTTACGCCTTCTGAGCCATCAACTTACTCATCGCATGCCGGTGCGGTATACCCGATGAGTTGCAATCAAAAATGACCTCCGGGCAGCTGTGAATCAGCCAATCGTGATAATGCATCATAAGCTCTCCGGACTTCCAGTCATAAGCATACGGCTCATCCTCGGGAGGAGGCGCAATGAACGGCTTCTGCACGAATACATTCAGGCAGTGGAATCCCTCTGCCGAGGTGAATTTTTTGTAATTGGCAAAAATCTCCTCGCGATACTCGGGTCGGATATAATGCAGCACGCCGCTGGAATACAGCACGTCAAACTCCGAATCCAGACGGTAATCCGATATGTCCGCCTTGAATACGTTCACGTGTACCCCGATGTGATCGGCCAATCGCTTCGTTTTCTCGATCCCCGCATCCGAAATGTCGAATGCCGTGACCTCATACCCGTTGCGGGCAAAAAACACGGCATCCTTCCCTTCCCCGCACCCGATATCCAGCAGCCTTACTCTTTTTGTCGGCGGGATCATTTCAAGCACCTGATAACAGGCTGCGTTCGGTTCCGTGCCCCAATAGTACTCCGGCGTTTTGTACTCTTCTTCATAGATGCTGATCGGCTTGCCCGTCGAAGAATAACCAAACAGCTTATCGATGCTGACGTCCAGCAGCCGGGACAGCTCCGGAAGCAGCGCGATATCGGGCATGGTCTGCCCGGTCTCCCATTTGGATACCGCCTGGAACGTAACGCCCAGCTTATGCGCCAATCCTTCCTGGGTAAGTCTTCGTTCTTTACGGTAACGATTAATATTTTTGGCCAACATGTCTCTCATATGGATCACGCTCCTATATAACCACATTGTAGGGACGTTGCGCGGGGCATACAATAACCTGGTCATTGAATCCCGGAAGAATTCAACCGCCCGTTGAAATCATCCAATTCCAGGAACTTGGCGATGCAGGCGTGGTACAATAAACCTGTTTGTAACACCACTATCGAAATCATAAGGGAGAACGCTCGTGAACATTAGAAAGCTGAATACTCATGAAGAAACGCCCCCTATGGACCTGCTCCTTCTTGCGGATCCATCGATAAGGCTTGTCAAAGAATACGTAAACCGCGGTCACTGCTATGTCGCTGAAGAAAGCTCACAACCCATCGGGGTCTATGTCCTGCTGCCCACCAGACCCGATACCATCGAGCTGGTGAACGTTGCCGTAAGCGAGAATCTGCACGGCCGGGGCTATGGCAAACAGCTCGTGAATCATGCCGTTGATCAGGCCCGGGAGCTCGGATATGCCACGATTGAAGTAGGAACAGGAAGTACCGGGGTGGCACAGCTGGCGCTGTACCAGAAATGCGGATTTCGAATGACAGGCATCGACCGGGACTTTTTTGTCCGTCATTATGATGAAGAAATTTACGAGAACGGCATGCGGCTCCGGGACATGGTGCGGATGTCCTTAGATTTGTAAGGTGATTCGGGTTGTGCTATGCACCGTTCCTCCATTCGGTGAATAGGCTATCGCATATTGATTTTTGGAGGAGAACCTATTGAGCATGAGTCACAATCCGAGACATCTCGCTTGGCACGAAACACTGGAGATTCATGAATTAACTGCCTTTCAGGCGAATCACTTGATGGCGTTCAAGATGTCAGTGCATGATATCAAAGACCCGGAGCTCCATGGACTGTATATGGAAGCGATTCAAGGGGTTGAACAGAACCTGAAGGAGCTTCTGCCTTATTATTCGGAAGCGCCCACGGGAACCCGCAGTCTCTCCGGTCCCGATCTGACGGCGTATTACGCAGGTCATCTGCTGGGGTTTGCCAAAACCTCGGTCTGAAGCTACGCCATTGCCATTACCGAGGCAGCAACTCCAAGCGTAAGAGAAACACTTCAGAAGCAGTTGAACAAAGCCATTGAACTGCACGGAAAAATCTTCTACTTCATGTATGCGCGCGGCCTGTATCCGTCTTACAATTTGAAGCAGCTGCTGGAGAATGACGTGAAAAATGCGAACAAAGCGCTGAGCTTGTAACTCAGCAAAAAAAGCCCCTGGCTAAACAGGTACGGATTTTACGAGATGTTCTCTCGCAAACCCGTCCGCCGTATAGCTCTGGGGCTTCTTCTTTCCAATAGATAATCCCTTAGGCAAGGAATTACTTATTCAGCGTCTCGCTCCAATCATGGACCATGTGGCCCTCGAGATATTTCTCGCAATCCATAGCGGCCATACAGCCTGTTCCTGCAGCCGTGATGGCTTGGCGATAACGCGTATCCTGAACGTCGCCGCAGGCGAATACGCCCGGGATGTTCGTCTCGGTCGTTCCTGGTTTAACCAGGATGTAGCCGGTCGGATCGGTTGTGATCTGATTGCCGAGGAAGCCCGTGTTCGGCGTATGTCCGATGGCCACGAACACGCCTTCTGCTTCGATCAATTCTTCCTCGCCCGTTTCGTTGTTGCGGACCTTCAGCCCTTTAACTCCGGTTTCGCTGGTTACCACCTCAACCGGCGTGCGGTCCAAAGCCCACTGGATCTTCTCGTTCTCGCGCGCGCGATCCTGCATGATCTTAGATGCACGCAGCTCGGTGCGGCGGTTCACCACCGTTACGCTGGAAGCGAAACGCGTCAGGAAGCTGGCCTCCTCCATTGCGGAGTCGCCGCCGCCGATGACAATGATTTTTTTCCCGCGGAAGAAGAACCCGTCGCATGTGGCGCATGTACTTACGCCCCGTCCAACGTTCTCCTGCTCTCCCGGAATTCCGAGATACTTCGCGGAAGCTCCCGTCGAGATAATCACGGACTCGGTCAGAAGCTCGCCCATACCCTCGACATTCACCTTGAACGGACGCTCGGAGAAATCAACGGACTCGACCCAGGCACTCTTGAACTCTGCACCGAAGCGTTCCGCTTGTTGACGCATATTATCCATCAGCTCGGGACCCATGATGCCCTGCGGGAATCCAGGGAAGTTCTCGACCTCCGTCGTTGTCGTCAGCTGGCCTCCCGGTTGCATTCCTTCGATCACGAGCGGCTTCAGGTTTGCGCGTGCCAAGTAGATGGCTGCCGTCAATCCGGCAGGTCCTGTTCCGATTACGATTGATTTGTACATAGAATACGGCCTCCTTTAAGGTGTCGATTTCTGTTGCATGCTATTATCCTATTCAGGACTTACGGAATCTTCATGTACCATCATGTACCAAGGTCTCCTAAGTATCCGAATATGGGCTCTTACTTAAATGTTTTCCGTAAATGGCCGGAAACTATCATCCGGTTGTGCTTTCGTTTCACATACGCTATCCATTTGACGTGCATAACGGCTCACGGTGGATGGGGAAATCCCGTAACGGACAGCCACCTGTTCATAAGTCAGGGTACGTCCGCGCTTCTTGGCCGTCAGATATTCCAATGCCGCTGCCCAGCCCTCGACATTCCGAATGTTCGGAATATCCGGGTACAGCCGGCTCAGGAATTCGGACCAGAGATTCTCCATCTCTTTTTTCCAAAAGGCGTCAACCCGCATGTCCATGGTTTGCTCGGCCTTCTCCAGCACCGCCTTCCAGGAAGGCAGCCAATCCGGCAGCACCTCGCGGGTCTTGCCCACGGATGAATCGCGATCTTCGCGACGCTCCTTCAACCGATTGCTTGCGGCCTCCATCTGCTGGAGCACCAGGCGGGCGGCATCCTTCAGCTCCGCGTCCTCTCCCGGCTCCTGCAGGAACGATTGCAGCGCATGCTGCACCTCTTCATCGGCTATCAATTCCAGCGTCCGGATCACCTGCAGCTTGGTCTGGGGATCGCCATGCCGGAGCGCCCAGAAGAACGATGAACGAATCAGCGGATTCTGCTTCGCTTCCTCCGTCAGTTTATCGCCGTCATGCTCCCAGCGTTTGAACTGCTCTTCGAACGGAAGGTGATAGTGGTAACTCACTTTCATCTGATCGGTACCGGTTTCTTTACGCTCTTGCAGCTGGGCCAAATAGAAATCCGGAATCACCGAATCTCCGTCCAGCTTCAGCGCCTGCCGCCAATATTTCTCGGCCTTGTCGTAATAACCGCTGTTGCAGGCCGCAACGGCCGTATAATGATACAGGCTTGGATCTCCGCTAAACTCATCCTCTTTCAGCAATCGGCGAAAATGACCGTAGGCAATTTCGTGCTGCCCCAATATGCCCATCGTCGTCGCAAGCTTAAACACATGCTCCAGATGAAAAGGAACCGTTACCGTTAGCATGTCCATCAATCGGTCGCGCTGCTCCTGATTTCCCTCATGCTGAAAGAAGATGGCCAGATTGCATAAACCGTGCAGATTGCCCGGCTCCTGATCCAGCACCTCGCCAATGGTGCGCTTCGCGGTATCGAAACGTCCCATATAGTAGTAAGCCAGGGCCAAATTATTGCGAGCAGCCAGAAAATCCGGATTATCCTTGACGATTTCCTCCAACAGCTTGACCGCTTGGGCGAATTTCCCTTCCTCCAGCAGTGCCCGGGCATGCTCATGCTCGACCACGCCTTCGCGGCTCTTGATCCGGTTCAGCTTGGCAGGACGATTCAGCTCGTAATGGAGCAGCTCCATCATTTCCTCGGCCTCATCCAGAAATTGACCGTTAGGATCTTCCTCCAGGTAGGTGACAAGCGCTTCTTCCGCCTTCTCAAACTGTTCCATATTGGCATAATTGTTCGCCATATAGAAATAGCATTCCGTCATCAACGGGTCAACCTGCTCCAGAATATGAGCCAGCACATCGTTGGAAGCTTTATAATCTCCCGTCTCTGATAATATACCCGCCATATTGCAATGATTCACCGGATTATCGGGTTCATATTCAACAGCTTTGCGAAAATATTTCAGAGCCTTGTCATATTGGTAACGATCAAGCGAACGAACCGCGCGATCGAAGAAGAAATTAGCATTCATTTCGATAGATATAACATTGTGGGGGTCACTGGACCCATATGGATGACCATTCACGAAAAGCAAGGCACCTCCTTTAACTTGCTCCTCTATCCACAACAGTATAACACAAGTTACGACGTCATTTGCAGAAAAAAGACACCAGTTTACACACCGGCGTCTTTGAATAAAGTGGCGATCGATCCGCCCTCGATGATAATGTGAGTGGCCTGGGCCAGCATAGGCGCAACAGACAGCACCTTTAACCGCATCTTGCAGTGATGGTCCGGGAGCACGATGGAGTCCGTGACCACGATCTCCTCGATATGAGCATGGTCGAGACGGTCAAGTGCTTCACCGGAGAACAGGCCATGGGTCGCGCACACAATGGCATCATTGGCTCCCCGTTCCTTTAAGCTTTCCACCACCTGCACGATGGTGGTTCCCGTGTCAATCAGATCTTCGATAATAATCGGCGTGCGTCCCGCCACGTCCCCAATGACATGGGTAATAACCGCTTCGTTATGGGCAGGACGCTGCTTGACCATCATGGCAAACGGCGATCCTAGGCGGCTCGAAAGCTTCTCGGCCGTCTTCGCCCGTCCGGCATCGGGAGAAACGATAACCGGATTCTCGATATTCTTGGACTTCAGATACTCCGTAATCAAATCCAGCGCAGTCAGATGATCCACCGGTATATTGAAGAACCCCTGGATGGCAGGTGCATGCAGATCAATGGTTATCACGCGGTTGGCACCGGCTGTGGTCAGCACGTCGGCTACCATTTTGGCCGATATCGGCTCTCGCGGCGCGGCCTTTCGTTCCTGTCTGGCATAACCGTAATACGGAACAATGATGTTGATCGTTCTGGCGGAAGCCCGCTTGGCGGCATCAATCATCACGAGCAGCTCTACGAACATTTCGTTGATAGGGTGAGAAAAGGACT
Proteins encoded:
- a CDS encoding DUF2642 domain-containing protein, whose amino-acid sequence is MNNHVNTAGYPAPSAGYAPGYYAYPPLQPIPPYYAPRTPAIPQPMHYATLVEPVFIDHLLRHKGAKVVIMTTAGKVEGILSGVVVDHVQLTIGDNKALHIRLAEVVYFEGVPF
- a CDS encoding methyltransferase domain-containing protein, with the protein product MRDMLAKNINRYRKERRLTQEGLAHKLGVTFQAVSKWETGQTMPDIALLPELSRLLDVSIDKLFGYSSTGKPISIYEEEYKTPEYYWGTEPNAACYQVLEMIPPTKRVRLLDIGCGEGKDAVFFARNGYEVTAFDISDAGIEKTKRLADHIGVHVNVFKADISDYRLDSEFDVLYSSGVLHYIRPEYREEIFANYKKFTSAEGFHCLNVFVQKPFIAPPPEDEPYAYDWKSGELMMHYHDWLIHSCPEVIFDCNSSGIPHRHAMSKLMAQKA
- a CDS encoding GNAT family N-acetyltransferase; translated protein: MNIRKLNTHEETPPMDLLLLADPSIRLVKEYVNRGHCYVAEESSQPIGVYVLLPTRPDTIELVNVAVSENLHGRGYGKQLVNHAVDQARELGYATIEVGTGSTGVAQLALYQKCGFRMTGIDRDFFVRHYDEEIYENGMRLRDMVRMSLDL
- the trxB gene encoding thioredoxin-disulfide reductase, with the translated sequence MYKSIVIGTGPAGLTAAIYLARANLKPLVIEGMQPGGQLTTTTEVENFPGFPQGIMGPELMDNMRQQAERFGAEFKSAWVESVDFSERPFKVNVEGMGELLTESVIISTGASAKYLGIPGEQENVGRGVSTCATCDGFFFRGKKIIVIGGGDSAMEEASFLTRFASSVTVVNRRTELRASKIMQDRARENEKIQWALDRTPVEVVTSETGVKGLKVRNNETGEEELIEAEGVFVAIGHTPNTGFLGNQITTDPTGYILVKPGTTETNIPGVFACGDVQDTRYRQAITAAGTGCMAAMDCEKYLEGHMVHDWSETLNK
- a CDS encoding tetratricopeptide repeat protein, whose amino-acid sequence is MNGHPYGSSDPHNVISIEMNANFFFDRAVRSLDRYQYDKALKYFRKAVEYEPDNPVNHCNMAGILSETGDYKASNDVLAHILEQVDPLMTECYFYMANNYANMEQFEKAEEALVTYLEEDPNGQFLDEAEEMMELLHYELNRPAKLNRIKSREGVVEHEHARALLEEGKFAQAVKLLEEIVKDNPDFLAARNNLALAYYYMGRFDTAKRTIGEVLDQEPGNLHGLCNLAIFFQHEGNQEQRDRLMDMLTVTVPFHLEHVFKLATTMGILGQHEIAYGHFRRLLKEDEFSGDPSLYHYTAVAACNSGYYDKAEKYWRQALKLDGDSVIPDFYLAQLQERKETGTDQMKVSYHYHLPFEEQFKRWEHDGDKLTEEAKQNPLIRSSFFWALRHGDPQTKLQVIRTLELIADEEVQHALQSFLQEPGEDAELKDAARLVLQQMEAASNRLKERREDRDSSVGKTREVLPDWLPSWKAVLEKAEQTMDMRVDAFWKKEMENLWSEFLSRLYPDIPNIRNVEGWAAALEYLTAKKRGRTLTYEQVAVRYGISPSTVSRYARQMDSVCETKAQPDDSFRPFTENI
- a CDS encoding ribose-phosphate diphosphokinase — encoded protein: MYRSLRLFAGTSNPALAASISQQLGVELGKIKISRFQSGEVYVHYEESIRNCDVFLLQSFSHPINEMFVELLVMIDAAKRASARTINIIVPYYGYARQERKAAPREPISAKMVADVLTTAGANRVITIDLHAPAIQGFFNIPVDHLTALDLITEYLKSKNIENPVIVSPDAGRAKTAEKLSSRLGSPFAMMVKQRPAHNEAVITHVIGDVAGRTPIIIEDLIDTGTTIVQVVESLKERGANDAIVCATHGLFSGEALDRLDHAHIEEIVVTDSIVLPDHHCKMRLKVLSVAPMLAQATHIIIEGGSIATLFKDAGV